One Setaria viridis chromosome 5, Setaria_viridis_v4.0, whole genome shotgun sequence genomic region harbors:
- the LOC117855213 gene encoding uncharacterized protein, translated as MQTTARSSASAPSSPLPSSTSPPPPQRVAFLSLHRRDLLLLPAALSLQLAPSAAAPAPAAARGLFRMPPQRLANRYFLVRAGESVYEGQGLLRTNPVAKTSVDNGLSPVGLRQTARAALELQRLGACEDDCWIWPSITQRAYQAAEIIAAANGINRSRIVPEYSFLDARGLGAFEGKSLDTLPEVYASDNISPDMKPPPISDGTPNESVADVFVRVTQLMSILETQYSGETVVIVSPDSDNLSILQAGLIGLDLRRHSSLFFKPGEVRPVDPSSIPEYKQPASAVFKCTNPPSCK; from the exons ATGCAGACCACCGCGCGCTCCTCCGCTTCCGCTCCGTCCtcgccgctcccctcctccacgtcaccgccgccaccgcagcgcgtcgccttcctctccctccaccgccgcgacctcctcctccttcccgcgGCGCTGTCCCTCCAGCTTGCCCcttccgccgcggcgcccgcgcccgccgctgctCGCGGGCTGTTCCGCATGCCCCCGCAGCGGCTGGCGAACCGCTACTTCCTCGTGCGCGCGGGGGAGTCCGTCTACGAGGGGCAGGGCCTCCTCCGCACCAACCCGGTCGCCAAGACCTCCGTCGACAACGGACTCTCCCCCGTGGGGCTCCGCCAGACGGCGCGCGCCGCGCTCGAGCTCCAGCGCCTCGGCGCGTGCGAGGACGACTGCTGGATATGGCCGTCCATCACGCAGCGCGCGTACCAGGCGGCTGAGATCATCGCGGCCGCCAACGGCATCAACCGCAG CCGCATCGTGCCGGAGTACAGCTTCTTGGATGCCCGCGGATTGGGCGCTTTTGAGGGGAAGAGCCTAGACACCTTGCCCGAG GTGTATGCGTCAGATAACATTTCACCAGACATGAAGCCGCCTCCTATCAGTGATGGTACTCCTAATGAGAGCGTAGCAGACGTATTTGTTCGGGTGACACAGCTCATGTCAATACTAGAGACCCAGTATTCAGGGGAAACTGTTGTCATCGTTTCTCCAGATTCTGACAACCTGTCGATTCTTCAAGCTGGATTGATCGGGCTAGACCTGCGAAG GCATAGCAGCTTATTTTTTAAGCCCGGTGAGGTCCGGCCAGTTGATCCCAGTAGCATACCTGAATACAAGCAACCTGCTTCTGCTGTTTTTAAGTGTACAAATCCGCCAAGCTGTAAATAG
- the LOC117855332 gene encoding large ribosomal subunit protein bL12c → MASTTLSSAFTLLSRPSSSPSPSASLPRSSVAVPRRGRRAVAVASTATESPKVLELGDAIAGLTLEEARSLVDHLQERLGVTAAAFAPAAVVAAPGAGGAGAAEEAAPVEQTEFDVVIDEVPSSARIATIKVVRALTSLALKEAKDLIEGLPKKLKEAVSKDEAEDAKKQLEEVGAKVSIV, encoded by the coding sequence ATGGCGTCCAccaccctctcctccgccttcaccctcctctcccgcccctcctcctccccgtccccctccgcCTCGCTCCCGAGGTCCTCCGTCGCCGTCccgcgccggggccgccgcgccgtcgctgTCGCGTCCACCGCCACAGAGTCCCCCAAGGTCCTGGAGCTCGGGGACGCCATCGCCGGGCTCACGCTCGAGGAGGCCCGCAGCCTCGTCGACCACCTCCAGGAGCGGCTCGGCGTCACCGCCGCGGCCttcgcgccggccgccgtcgtcgcggcgcctggggcgggcggcgcgggagctgcCGAGGAGGCGGCCCCGGTCGAGCAGACGGAGTTCGATGTCGTCATCGATGAGGTGCCCAGCAGCGCGCGTATCGCCACCATCAAGGTCGTGCGCGCGCTCACCAGCCTCGCGCTCAAGGAGGCCAAGGACCTCATCGAGGGCCTCCCCAAGAAGCTCAAGGAGGCCGTCAGCAAGGACGAGGCCGAGGACGCCAAGAAGCAGCTCGAGGAGGTCGGCGCCAAGGTGTCCATCGTGTGA
- the LOC117855985 gene encoding uncharacterized protein yields MASPIRPPPPPPAADPVAPSSPPSQQPSRDGSLSPENPAPAPPSPPAVPTTTPPPHSPGDSSPSSPPHPPTPPPPPPLPPSADASPPLPGAGQTSQPRSPPHPSPAPAPPPPPAPASSEAKSEQEAAESASESGSMTLALALTQTEDSMPPTPPKASSTQASPIGSPQKESAVTIAKLLSGEDPAADKVAPPSDPGSLAAAAAVTGVGGGGGSVGSKRWLLAAGVPEKVRRAELRRAELGFRVSAAVFCLVALSVMAADTTTGWSGDSFRRYNEYRYVLAASVVAFTYSGFQLVAEVHYLVTRRHIIQAPWRSYFNLAMDQMLAYLLLSASSAALSRNGVWMSRFGGDQFTKLIDASASMAFLAFIALGLSSIISAYCVFSLVS; encoded by the exons ATGGCCTCACCAatccgaccgccgccgcccccgccggcggccgatCCCGTCGCGCCTTCTTCTCCCCCTTCGCAGCAACCCTCCCGTGATGGATCCCTCTCGCCAGAGAACCCAGCACCAGCTCCACCTTCTCCTCCGGCTGTTCCTACCACTACTCCGCCTCCTCATAGTCCCGGCGATTCCTCTCCATCCTCGCCTCCGCatcccccgacgccgccgccgccgcctccgcttccgCCCAGCGCCGATGCTTCTCCTCCCCTGCCGGGTGCGGGCCAAACATCGCAACCGCGCTCCCCGCCGCACCCCTCCCCCGCTccagcaccgccacctcctcctgcgCCGGCGTCCTCAGAGGCCAAgtcggagcaggaggcggctgaATCGGCTAGCGAGTCGGGGAGCATGACCCTAGCCCTCGCGCTGACCCAAACCGAAGACTCCATGCCGCCGACGCCACCGAAGGCCTCCTCGACCCAGGCATCACCAATCGGTTCGCCGCAGAAGGAATCGGCCGTCACCATCGCGAAGCTCCTCTCCGGTGAGGACCCCGCGGCGGACAAGGTTGCCCCTCCGAGCGACCCTGGGTcactcgccgcggcggccgccgttaCTGGcgttggtggaggtggaggcagcGTGGGGTCCAAGAGGTGGCTCCTAGCCGCCGGCGTCCCAGAGAAGGTGCGGCGCGCGGAGCTGAGGAGGGCTGAGCTAGGGTTCAGGGTTTCAGCCGCCGTGTTCTGCCTGGTTGCACTCTCCGTCATGGCCGCAGATACCACGACGGGCTGGTCCGGCGACTCCTTCCGCCGCTACAATGAGTACAG GTATGTACTTGCGGCGAGCGTCGTGGCTTTTACCTACTCAGGGTTCCAGTTGGTAGCCGAGGTGCATTACCTTGTCACGCGGAGGCACATTATTCAAGCCCCATGGCGCAGCTACTTCAATCTCGCCATGGATCAG ATGTTAGCTTACCTCCTCCTGTCAGCATCTTCAGCAGCACTTTCTCGTAATGGTGTTTGGATGTCTCGGTTTGGAGGGGATCAATTCACAAAGCTGATCGACGCATCAGCCTCTATGGCATTCCTCGCTTTCATTGCTCTTGGTCTTAGCTCAATAATCTCTGCTTACTGTGTCTTCAGCTTGGTTTCGTAA
- the LOC117855987 gene encoding uncharacterized protein: MESKRPPPSPLVDTYVVPGDVVLDLSEMTNQTIKLGTGLRQEGDTIQATSAGILRLSKPNKYWVESSQKRYVPSVEDTVLGVVVDTKPDNFVVDIKGPHLAFLPVLAFEGGTRRNIPKFEIGTLIYARVVKANIIMNPELSCMDATGKAAEFGQLKDGYTFDTSTGMSRMLLSSPTCPVLEALGKKLSFEIAVGLNGRVWVNAPAPNTVILVSNAIMRSESLSGIQQRAMVENLLERLS; the protein is encoded by the exons ATGGAGTCGAAgaggccgccgccctcccccctCGTCGACACCTATGTG GTACCCGGCGACGTTGTCCTGGACCTCTCCGAGATGACCAACCAGACCATAAAGCTCGGCACGGGCCTGCGTCAG GAGGGCGACACCATCCAGGCGACCAGTGCCGGGATCCTGCGGCTGTCGAAGCCCAACAAGTATTGGGTTGAGAGCTCCCAGAAGAGG TATGTACCTTCCGTTGAAGATACAGTTCTTGGTGTTGTGGTCGACACCAAACCAGAC AACTTTGTAGTGGACATAAAGGGTCCTCATTTGGCCTTCCTACCAGTGCTTGCATTTGAAGGTGGTACAAGGAGAAACATACCAAAGTTTGAG ATTGGTACATTAATATATGCTCGAGTGGTGAAAGCAAATATCATCATGAATCCAGAGCTCTCATGCATGGATG CTACTGGGAAAGCTGCTGAATTTGGTCAGTTGAAAGATGGCTATACGTTTGACACGTCAACTGGCATGTCACGAAT GTTGTTAAGTTCGCCAACATGTCCAGTTCTGGAGGCCCTTGGGAAAAAACTATCTTTTGAGATTGCTGTTGGACTTAATGGTCGAGTCTGG GTTAATGCCCCTGCACCAAACACTGTCATTCTTGTATCGAATGCAATTATGAGGTCAGAATCTTTGAGTGGCATACAACAAAGAGCTATGGTAGAAAATCTCTTGGAGAGATTGTCATAA
- the LOC117855753 gene encoding uncharacterized protein, giving the protein MLHEAAPCTCGLLYGSCGGGCSLLFAAAAEDHYYRHCAGDVEAGFGGSGPYGGSVDCTLSLGTPSTRRAEAGARAPAPSGALHWEAAAPVPSSCNGGRQQAESGAGRGAAEANHAAAGARRCANCDTTSTPLWRNGPRGPKSLCNACGIRYKKEERRAAAAAVAPATLATDGGVEYASYGYARQPQQWGCYGPAAVAKAASFGMFGDAAGEVDACLPWGLGVMPSSSPAFGAVREMPSLFQYY; this is encoded by the exons ATGCTGCACGAGGCGGCGCCCTGCACGTGCGGGCTGCTCTacggcagctgcggcggcggctgctcgcTGCtgttcgccgcggcggcggaggaccaCTACTACAGACACTGCGCCGGCGACGTGGAGGCCGGCTTCGGCGGCAGCGGGCCCTACGGGGGATCGGTGGACTGCACGCTCTCGCTCGGCACGCCGTCCACGCGCCGCGCCGAGGCGGGGGCGCGCGCGCCGGCTCCGTCCGGGGCGCTGCACTGGGAAGCGGCGGCGCCCGTGCCCAGCAGCTGCAACGGCGGCAGGCAGCAGGCCGagagcggcgcggggcgcggcgccgccgaggctaatcacgccgccgcgggcgcccgCCGGTGCGCCAACTGCGACACCACCTCGACGCCGCTCTGGAGGAACGGACCGCGCGGACCCAAG TCGCTGTGCAACGCGTGCGGGATCCGGTACAAGAAGGaggagcggcgcgcggcggccgcggcggtggcgccggcgaccCTTGCCACGGACGGCGGCGTGGAGTACGCGTCGTACGGGTACGCGCGGCAGCCGCAGCAGTGGGGCTGCTACGgcccggcggccgtggcgaaggcggcgtcctTTGGCATGTTcggcgacgcggccggcgaggtggacGCGTGCCTGCCGTGGGGCCTCGGCGTgatgccgtcgtcgtcgccggcgttcGGGGCCGTCCGGGAGATGCCGAGCCTGTTCCAGTACTACTAG
- the LOC117855333 gene encoding iron-sulfur cluster assembly protein 1, producing MLRAGGRRLLAPGLRRLGFGAAGEAGPAAAAAAGVRAYHERVVDHYNNPRNVGSFDKDDPNVGTGLVGAPACGDVMKLQIRVDEDSGKIVDACFKTFGCGSAIASSSVATEWVKGKPMDEVLTIKNTEIAKHLSLPPVKLHCSMLAEDAIKAAVKDYEAKKAKTGQKGEDSPSEKAAEA from the exons ATGCTGCGCGCGGGAGGCAGGCGGCTCCTCGCCCCGGGGCTCCGGCGGCTCGgcttcggcgccgccggcgaggcgggcccggccgcggcggcggcggccggggttAGGGCGTACCACGAGCGGGTGGTGGACCACTACAACAACCCGCGCAACGTGGGTTCGTTCGACAAGGACGACCCCAACGTTGGCACGGGGTTGGTCGGCGCGCCGGCCTGCGGCGACGTCATGAAGCTGCAGATCCGCGTCGACGAGGACTCCGGCAAGATCGTCGACGCCTGCTTCAAGACCTTCGGCTGCGGCTCCGCCATAGCGTCCTCATCCGTCG CTACCGAATGGGTGAAGGGAAAACCAATGGATGAAGTTTTGACTATCAAGAATAC TGAGATTGCAAAGCACTTGTCGCTTCCACCTGTAAAGCTCCATTGCAGCATGCTTGCGGAGGATGCGATTAAGGCTGCTGTGAAAGACTATGAAGCCAAGAAGGCGAAGACAGGACAAAAGGGCGAAGACAGCCCTTCCGAGAAGGCTGCTGAAGCATGA
- the LOC117855331 gene encoding 1,4-dihydroxy-2-naphthoyl-CoA synthase, peroxisomal, whose amino-acid sequence MDAAERRLARVAGHLVPSFPVTHATTPPLVPSPTASSSSSSSSPAGDSYRRVHGDVPSEPPEWRAATDESGKEFVDIIYEKAVGEGIAKITINRPDRRNAFRPLTVKELMRAFNDARDDSSIGVIILTGKGTKAFCSGGDQALRDSDGYVDFDSFGRLNVLDLQVQIRRLPKPVIAMVAGYAVGGGHVLHMVCDMTIAADNAIFGQTGPKVGSFDAGYGSSIMSRLVGPKRAREMWFLSRFYTADEADKMGLVNTVVPLAELERETVKWCRQILRNSPMAIRVLKSALNAADDGHAGLQELGGNATLIFYGTEEAKEGKNAYMERRRPDFSKFPRKP is encoded by the exons ATGGacgcggcggagaggaggcTCGCCCGCGTCGCTGGCCACCTCGTGCCGTCGTTCCCGGTGACCCACGCCACCACGCCACCCCTCGTGCCTTCCCCCACTGCatcctcctcatcgtcatcgtcgtcgcccGCGGGGGACAGCTACCGGCGCGTGCACGGCGACGTGCCGTCGGAGCCCCCGGAGTGGCGCGCGGCGACGGACGAGTCGGGGAAGGAGTTCGTTGACATCATCTACGAGAAGGCCGTCGGAGAGGGCATCGCCAAG ATCACCATAAACCGGCCTGATAGAAGAAATGCATTCCGTCCATTGACCGTGAAGGAGCTTATGCGCGCGTTCAACGATGCCAGAGATGATAGTTCGATTGGGGTCATCATTCTAACAGGGAAG GGAACTAAGGCCTTCTGTAGCGGTGGTGACCAGGCGTTAAGAGATTCTGATGGATATGTTGACTTCGATAGCTTTGGCCGCCTCAACGTTCTTGACCTCCAG GTGCAAATCCGCCGTCTTCCCAAGCCTGTTATTGCTATG GTTGCTGGTTATGCTGTTGGTGGTGGACATGTTTTGCATATGGTCTGTGACATGACAATTGCAGCAGACAACGCAATATTTGGGCAGACAGGGCCCAAG GTTGGAAGCTTTGATGCTGGGTATGGATCTTCCATaatgtcccggttg GTTGGACCAAAGAGAGCACGTGAGATGTGGTTTCTGTCACGGTTCTACACTGCTGATGAAGCTGACAAAATGGGACTTGTAAACACCGTAGTGCCG CTTGCTGAATTGGAGCGAGAAACTGTGAAATGGTGCCGGCAGATCTTAAGAAACAGCCCCATGGCCATCCGAGTTCTGAAATCTGCACTTAACGCAGCTGATGACGGCCATGCAGGTCTACAG GAGCTTGGTGGTAATGCCACGCTGATATTCTACGGCACCGAAGAGGCAAAGGAAGGGAAGAATGCGTACATGGAGAGACGACGCCCAGATTTCTCCAAGTTCCCACGGAAACCTTGA